One genomic window of Bombus fervidus isolate BK054 chromosome 14, iyBomFerv1, whole genome shotgun sequence includes the following:
- the LOC139994399 gene encoding acyl-CoA-binding domain-containing protein 6, giving the protein MSLEKTFNKATVYLQSLASELNSTELLKFYALYKQATIGSCNISKPNWYQMQARQKWEAWKSLNDMSCDDAMNNYVLELSKLNPNWEQDAQSESNNWVAISRLINMEDEISDTDKTFLDWVKEGHNEKVQELLNREPKYANLTDSEGLLPIHWAADRGHLRIIEQLIKKGANVNSQDEDGQTPLHYAASCGHLDVVKYLLSIGAESIKDNNGMTPKDIADGHLKHIL; this is encoded by the coding sequence ATGAGTCTTGAAAAAACATTCAATAAAGCAACGGTCTATTTACAGTCACTGGCATCGGAATTAAATTCCACAGAACTCTTAAAATTCTATGCTTTATATAAACAGGCTACAATTGGATcatgtaatatttcaaaaccCAATTGGTATCAAATGCAAGCACGACAGAAATGGGAAGCATGGAAAAGTCTTAATGATATGAGTTGTGATGATGCTATGAATAATTATGTACTTGAACTATCTAAACTTAATCCAAACTGGGAACAAGATGCGCAATCTGAATCTAATAACTGGGTTGCTATTAGTCGATTAATAAATATGGAAGATGAAATAAGTGATACGGACAAAACTTTTTTAGATTGGGTGAAAGAAGGACATAATGAAAAAGTACAAGAACTACTAAACAGAGAAccaaaatatgcaaatttaaCAGATTCGGAAGGTCTGTTACCTATACACTGGGCTGCAGATCGAGGTCATTTGAGAATTAtagaacaattaattaaaaaaggagCAAATGTAAATTCACAAGATGAAGATGGACAAACACCATTGCATTATGCAGCTTCATGTGGGCATCTGGATGTTGTAAAGTATTTACTGTCTATCGGAGCTGAAtctataaaagataataatggTATGACACCCAAAGACATTGCTGATGGACATTTAAAACATATACTgtga
- the Sirt7 gene encoding sirtuin 7, with the protein MEEAGNEKFLSRRRSAALKAFKVKDERVATFKKVAAILQKSERDRTAEETGILVSCSDVVKEVNLRQEKRHRVKARLEEVEDAPEILEEKCMRLAAAISRATSLAVYTGAGISTAASIPDYRGTNGVWTRLQQGKDIGNHDLSQAEPTLTHMALYALYKARVLKHVVSQNCDGLHLRSGIPRTLLSEVHGNMYVEVCRMCKPYREYWRLFDVTEKTARYSHGTGRLCHRCNSGLQDSIVHFGERGNLPWPINWNGATRAAKQADVILCLGSSLKVLKKYPWLWQMDRPIHKRPSLYIVNLQWTPKDENAVLKINGKCDEVMKRIMAHLGLEIPQYNRAKDPIFFHAVRLRNNEQHTTSQPCLEEPSNIVHKELNQINDNFHEDVSSETKEEECVSPKRVTESMSAYSAPFFTALPFLSMGLPFPPMYMCPQLTPLFYYPFMQVPNMTSDVPKPKPTCIFCMENEGSLTCLYYQRDADNSNLTGPESKQIKDTKTLVIHTDPPTVAKNPGWFGKGYRKGMKKKR; encoded by the exons ATGGAGGAGGCTGGTAATGAGAAGTTTCTGTCAAGGAGGCGTTCCGCAGCTCTTAAAGCTTTCAAAGTTAAAGACGAACGAGTAGCAACTTTTAAAAAG GTAGCTGCGATTTTGCAAAAATCTGAAAGAGACAGAACCGCAGAAGAAACAGGGATACTCGTATCTTGTAGTGATGTAGTAAAAGAGGTTAATTTAAG ACAAGAGAAAAGGCATAGGGTAAAAGCAAGACTTGAAGAGGTAGAAGATGCACCAGAAATTTTAGAAGAAAAGTGTATGAGATTGGCTGCAGCTATCAGCAGAGCGACATCGCTTGCTGTTTATACTGGTGCTGGTATTAGTACAGCTGCTTCTATCCCTGATTATAGAGGAACAAATGGTGTTTGGACTCGTTTACAACAAGGAAAAGATATCGG AAATCATGATCTTAGCCAAGCAGAACCAACGTTGACACATATGGCTCTTTATGCCTTATATAAAGCAAGGGTTTTAAAACATGTAGTTTCTCAAAATTGTGATGGACTTCATTTGCGTAGTGGAATACCTCGTACACTTCTATCTGAAGTTCATGGCAATATGTATGTAGAAGTTTGTAGAATGTGTAAACCATATAGAGAATATTGGAGATTGTTCGATGTTACTGAAAAAACAGCTCGATATTCTCATGGTACTGGAAGATTATGCCATAGATGTAACTCTGGTTTGCAAGATTCCATTGTTCATTTTGGTGAAAGAGGCAATCTTCCCTGGCCAATTAATTGGAATGGTGCAACAAGAGCAGCAAAGCAAGCAGATGTTATATTGTGTTTAGGTTCTAGCTTAAAAGTTCTGAAGAAGTACCCATGGTTGTGGCAGATGGATAGGCCGATACATAAACGTCCGTCACTGTACATTGTAAATTTACAATGGACACCGAAGGACGAAAATGcagttttgaaaataaatggaaaatgcgACGAAGTTATGAAAAGAATTATGGCTCATCTTGGGTTGGAAATACCACAGTATAATCGTGCCAAGGATCCTATCTTTTTCCACGCTGTACGACTTAGAAATAATGAACAGCACACAACAAGTCAACCTTGCTTGGAAGAGCCATCCAATATTGTTCATAAGgaattaaatcaaattaatgACAATTTTCACGAAGACGTTTCATCCGAAACCAAAGAGGAAGAATGTGTTTCACCCAAAAGAGTAACCGAATCAATGTCTGCTTATTCAGCACCATTTTTTACTGCATTACCATTTTTGTCCATGGGCTTACCATTTCCACCAATGTATATGTGCCCTCAACTAACACCACTTTTTTATTATCCATTCATGCAAGTACCGAATATGACCTCAGACGTGCCAAAACCTAAACCTACGTGTATTTTTTGCATGGAAAACGAAGGCTCTCTTACTTGCCTTTATTACCAACGAGACGCAGATAATTCTAATTTAACAGGACCCGAAAGTAAGCAgataaaagatacaaaaacaTTGGTAATCCATACAGATCCTCCAACAGTTGCTAAAAATCCTGGGTGGTTTGGTAAAGGATATCGCAAAGGCATGAAAAAGAAACGGTAG
- the LOC139994398 gene encoding histone-arginine methyltransferase METTL23, translating to MPGLEESISRDTSPPTHSLMSDGIVSEQVKKFLFTSRKTQDNIQCNESLEIYILELLQANYSFYTWPSAPVLAWFLWEHKEELIGKRVLELGSGTALPGILASKCGAIVTLSDSASFPRSLQHIRRSCELNGILSQVQIVGITWGLFLSSLFSIGPLDLILGSDCFYEPTLFEDIVVTVAFLLERNPNAKFLCTYHERSADWSIEHLLNKWNLTCTHISLAGLGTDSDINIHELMQDHTIHLLSIQRAA from the exons ATGCCAGGTTTAGAAGAAAGTATTTCACGCGATACCAGTCCACCTACGCACAGCCTAATGTCCGATGGAATCGTCTCTGAGCAAGtgaaaaaatttttgtttacttCTCGTAAGACTCAGGACAACATACAGTGCAACGAGAGTTTAGAGATTTATATCCTCGAG TTACTTCAAGCTAATTATAGTTTTTATACATGGCCTTCTGCACCTGTGTTAGCTTGGTTTCTTTGGGAACATAAAGAAGAACTTATTGGGAAGAGAGTTTTAGAACTTGGTTCAGGTACAGCTCTTCCTGGAATTTTAGCTAGTAAATGTGGTGCTATTGTAACTTTAAGCGATTCTGCTAGTTTTCCTAGAAGTCTACAGCATATAAGAAGAAGTTGCGAATTAAATGGTATTTTATCTCAAGTTCAAATTGTTGGCATTACATGGGGTTTATTCTTGTCTAGTTTATTTTCAATTGGGCCATTAGATTTAATTCTTGGTTCTGATTGTTTTTATGAACCAACGTTATTCGAAGATATAGTTGTTACAGtagcatttttattagaaagaaATCCAAATGCAAAATTCTTGTGTACCTATCATGAAAGAAGTGCGGATTGGTCTATAGAACATctattaaataaatggaatCTTACCTGCACTCATATATCATTGGCTGGACTGGGAACAGATTCTGATATAAACATACATGAATTAATGCAAGATCATACAATTCACTTATTAAGTATACAGCGTGCAGCTTAA